The genomic interval GAGAATAACCTCTTTAAAATCCCTCTTAATCTCCCTCTCTTTTCCCCCTCATCCCTCGGGCGTAGTCCTGAGGGGATCCGTAGCCAAAAGCGAGGACCCTACGGGTGAGCATAATCTTCTCCCCTTGGGGGAGAAGAAATAAAAAGAGGAATTTCAATGGTGGAACAATAAAATTGGGCATGAACCCCAGCGGAGAGAAGAAATAAGGAAGATCGCATTTTTCTTTTTTGTTCCCCCTCTCTTTTTATCCTCTCCCCAGTGGGGAGAGGGTGGGGTGAGGGGGTCTTTACTTTGTGCCTGAAATTAAATCTCTTCCTTGGGCATACTCCAAGAACGAGCATAATCCCTTCCTCCAAAGTGTGTGTCGGACAGGGTTTTAAAAAAGAAGGGAATTTTATTGTGTTGTCCTTTATTATCTCTGGTGTCAAATTGGTATAAGTCATTGATTTTCATGCACTTGTTAACTTCGTAAGTTAACGGAGGGCATCAATGTATTTGGCGAGGATGTCTATTTCTATGTTTACTATGTCCCCTGTCTTTTTATATTTGAGGTTTGTGTTTTCTATTGTATATGGGATTATGTTCACTTCAACTCTGTTTCCCTTTATTTCTGATATTGTTAAAGAGATTCCATCTATTCCAATACTTCCCTTATTTACAAAATATTTTCTGTAATTTTGAGGAATATCCAATACAATTTTGCCTGTTTGAGATGATTTTATAAATGAAGAAATTTTTGTTTTGAAATCAATATGCCCTGTTAGAAAATGGCCACTGATTTTATCTCCTAATATTAAAGGTGGTTCAAGATTCACAACATCCCTTATTTTTAGTTGTCCTAAATTTGTTTCGTTTTCTGTGAATTTTGTTATGGAAACAAAAAGGCATTTTTCTTTTTTGCCCTCAATTGTAAGACAAACACCATTTACTGCAATACTATCACCAATTTGGAGTTTTTCATATAAAGGGAAGCATTCAATTTCAAGTTCTGTAATATCCCCTTTCCCTCTTTTATTTTTTATAGTTCCTGTTGCCTGAATTATTCCTGAAAACATACTTTCCCCCTTATTAAAATATCATCATCAAAAAATTCAATTTTCCTATTTTCTAAATAAAAACTTTCACTAATTTTTTCAATATCTTTTCCACCTATTACATTTATTGAATTTTCTCCACCTATTATCTTATTTCCTATAAATATTAAAAATTCATCAACTTTTCTGTTTTCAAAAAACCATGTCAGGACATTTTTCCCACCTTCTACCATTATAATACCAATTTCTTTTTTATATAATTGGCCCAGAAATTCATCAATTTTAAATTTCCCATTTTCCGTAGATAGACAAACAAATTCAAAGTTTTCTTTTTTCTGGTGATAAAAAGATATTTTTTCTTTATCTACTTTATCTGAAATAAAAATTAAAACTTTACTTTTTTCATTTTTCCATATATTACTTTCAAGAGGTGTTTTTAAATGTGGGTCAATTATAATTTTATAATATCTTTTTCTTTCAAGTAATTTTTTTTTTACTTCAAATTGAGGAGGAATATAATCAAGAAAAGGGTTATCTGCAAGAACTGTATTTATTCCAACTACAATCCCATCTATTTCAAATCTTTTTTCTCTGACGAATTTTCTTGCTTTCTCCCCTGTTATCCATTTTGAATCACCTGTTTTTGTTGCAATTTTCCCATCTATTGTTTGAGCCCATTTCAAAATTATGTAAGGTCTTTTTTTTGTTATATATGTTATATATGGCTGGTTTAATTGAAAAGCCCCCTCAACAGGGAAGAGTCGGACTTTTATTCCATTTTCCTGCAAGATTTTAAATCCATTTCCATTTACTATTGGATTGGGGTCTTTCATACAGGAGATAACTTCTTTTATTCCTGAAGATATTATTTTTTCTGTGCAGGGTGGGGTTTTTCCCCAATGACAGCATGGTTCAAGATTTACATATAAAGTTGCTCCAATTGTATTTTTTCCTGCTTTTTTTATTGCTTCAACTTCTGCATGTGGCATACCAAAACACTGATGATACCCTGACCCAACAATTTTACTTTTCTGGACAATTATAGCACCCACCATAGGGTTTGGACTTACAAGCCCTTTCCCCTTTTCTGCCAATTTAATTGCCTGTTTTAAAAGTTTTATATGGTCAACCATTTATTTCAATAACACATTTTAGAACTTCACCTTTTCTTACTGCTTTTATTCCATCTGTAATTTTTTCAAGTGGAAGGGTCATTGTAATAAATTTTTTTGCATCAATTTTCCCTTCTGATATTAAGTTTAAAGCAGTTATATAGTCCTCTCTATTTGAAGCAAAGGAACCAAATACAGAAAGTTCTTTATAATGAATTGTGTTTGAGTCAATTGTAATTCTTGAATCATCTTTTGGAAGTCCTCCAAAAAAACTTATTCTACCTTTTTCAGCAAGAAGTTCTATTCCATCTATCTGTGCTTGTTTTGAAGGACAGGCAGTTATGACAACATCCGGGCCAACATTATCAGTAATTTGCATAATTTTTTCTTTAAAATTACTTTTCCCATCCAGTAAAATTATATCAGGAAAACTCTTACCGAATTTTTCAAGTCGTTCATAAGCAGGGTCAACAATTATTACTTTACTACCTCCTTGTGCTTTTGCTAAAACAGAGTGCATAAAACCAATAGGTCCACCTCCAAAAATAACAACATTATCTCCATCATTGATATTTAAGTATTTTTGGCCATTTATACAACAGGAAAGTGGTTCAATCAAAGTCCCTTCAATAAGAGAAACATTATCAGGTAATTTTAAAATTACTTTCTGTTTTACTGCTTCTTCTGGAACAACAAGGTATTCAGCATATCCACCCTGATAATAATACCCAATTGCTTTTGTATCTGGACATAAATTATAATATCCCTTCTGACACATTTTACATTTTTTACATCCAATTGATGTTACAAGGGTTATCCTATCTCCAACTTTAATTTCTGGATAATTAACATTTCTACCGATTTCTACTATTTCACCTGTTATTTCATGACCAATTATTGCAGGTGGATTTACTTTTTTATGTCCAGAGAAGTAAATTCTCACATCAGTTCCACATATTGCACAATAGTGAACTTTTATTTTAACTTCATTTTCATTACAAGTTGGTTCTTTAAAGTCCTCTATTCTAATGTCTTCAATACCATAAAAAACAGCCGCTTTCATTTTTTCCTCCCTCCTTATTTTCTGGTACTGCCCAAATTGTCTAATCAAATTCACTCCACACTTTCTCACAAAGACAAATGAAATGTGAAAAGTAAGATGTGAGAAGTGGAAATCTCCCTCAATCCCCGTTGTGCCTATTGAAATACATTACGGCACCAACTCTGCTTGTAAATCTTTGCTACCTCAGTCGGTTTGTTAAAGGGGGGAACTTATACTCCTTCCCTTTCCAAGGGAAGGATGGGATGGATTTTTATTAAATTCCCTCTTAAAATCCCCCTCAATCCCCCTTTTTCAAAGAGGGAAATTACTTACTCCCTTTTATTTTATCCTTTTATTACAGCAATAGGTATCATTTTTGCGACTTTTTCTGATATTCCTGCTCCTTCAACAACTTTTATTACTTCATCTACATCTTTATATGCTTCTGGCATTTCCTCTGCAAGTCCTTTTCTACTCACTGATTTCGCTATTATGCCTTTTTTACTGAGTTCAACATCAATTTCTCTCCCTTTTGCCTGTTTTATTGCCTGGTGTCTTGATAATGTTCTTCCTGCTCCATGGCAGGTGCTACCAAATGTTTCTTCAAGTGCTTTTTCAGTTCCTACCAATATATATGAAGCAGTTCCCATTGTTCCTGGAATTATAACTGGTTGTCCAACATCTTTATATTTTTCCGGTAAAGAAGGGTGTCCTTTTGGGAATGCTCTTGTTGCCCCTTTTCTATGAATAAGTAGTTTTTTCATTCTTCCATCAACATTATGTGTTTCCAGTTTACAAATATTATGAGCAACATCATAAACAACAAATAATTCTTGCTTTTCCCATGGCTGTTTTAAAATTCTTGAAAATGTCTCTCTTATCCAGTGAGTTATTACCTGTCTATTTGCAAATGCATAATTAGCTGCTGCCTTCATAGCAGAAAAGTATCTTTTCCCTTCTGGTGAACTAAAAGGAGCACAGGCAAGTTGTCTGTCTGGAAGTTTTATCCCATATTTAAGAACGACTTTCCCAAATTTATCTAAATAATCATCACATATCTGGTATCCAAAGCCACGACTTCCTGTATGAACCATAATTGTAATCTGTCCTTCAAATATTCCAAACTTTTCTGCTATTTCCTTGTTATAAATATTTACAACCTGTTGTATTTCAAGAAAATGATTTCCAGAACCTAAGGTTCCTGATTGTGGTAAACCCCTTTCGTATGCTCTATTACTTATGACTGATGGGTCCGCTCCTTCCATACACCCATATTCTTCCATATTTTCCAAATCATCTTCTATTCCATAACCATTTTTTACTGCCCATTTCGCTCCTTCAACAATAACTTTCTCAAGTTCTTTCCTTTTTAGTTTTAATTTTCCTGTTGAACCAACACCAGAAGGAACATTATAAAAAAGGCCATTTGCCAATTCAGAAAGTTTATCTTCTATGTCATCTCTTGTAAGATTACTCCTTATAAGTCGTACTCCACAATTTGAAACAAGAAAGTTATTACCAACAAAATTATGAGATTTATGGTTTATTGTTAAATCATAAACATACCCTTCATATTGTATTTTCTTGATTTCAACGATTTTATCAAATACAAAACCAGATTCTCCATTTTTTGTTCTTACTTCATTTAAAATTTCAAAAATACCATTGAAAGAAAAAGAAATTCTTGGTTCTGTTTTTCTTCCTTCATAAACTGACCTTTCAATAAATCTCCTATTTACCCATTCAGATTGTGTTTTTGAATAAATAGACTCAAAACTATATCCTGCATTTTTTAGACATATTGCAACTTTTTCTGCTTTTCCCCTTTCTTTTAGTATATTTTTTTTCTTCCTTAAATAAAAAGTGAAAATATTCCCAAAAAATTCTTTTTCTCTGTTGTATTCAAACCCTATTTTTTCATAAAGATTTAACAAATTTTCTAATTTTGAAGAAAGAATTAATCTTATACGGAATTTTGTAATGTTATTTTCTCCTGTTTTTATTTCTTTTACACTGATTTTTTTTGTATCTACACCAAATTCTTCAAGAATTTTAGCAATTTGTTTGAAAAATTTTATTCCACTTTCTAAATATTGTTTTTCTTTATTCATTGAAACAATAGGACAATAAAAATTAAACTTATTATTTTTCAACCATTTTGGAGAACTCATTTCTGCTCCAAAATAAGAAGATAGAAATAATCTCTTACACCATAAAGGTAATTTAAATATCCAATCAGGTATATAAAAGTTTGAAAATGTCTTTTTGCCATAAGGAACACCTAATGATATTAAAAATAATGCCAATGACCTTGAAGATGTCTGGCATTCATATGTAGTTGTTTCAAATTCATAAGTAGAATATTCTGTTTTTATTTTATGTTTCCTTTTCCTGCAATTCATAAAGGGTAAAAATCCAAGTTTTTCTATATCCTCTTTTATTTCTTTTATATCTTCTTGGCTTTTACCTGAAAATGAAATAAGAAAACCCTGTCCATCTTTTAAGAAAGAAATGCTGCCATCGCCTAAAATATATCCAATAATTTTTAATATTTCAGGTAAATGTGGAGAATTATATTTCAAAGGTAAAAGTTCTCTTTTTTCTAATTGATTTATTATTTGAGATAAAGAATTGCCATTGGTGTTTTTATTGAATTG from bacterium carries:
- the ribD gene encoding bifunctional diaminohydroxyphosphoribosylaminopyrimidine deaminase/5-amino-6-(5-phosphoribosylamino)uracil reductase RibD, producing MVDHIKLLKQAIKLAEKGKGLVSPNPMVGAIIVQKSKIVGSGYHQCFGMPHAEVEAIKKAGKNTIGATLYVNLEPCCHWGKTPPCTEKIISSGIKEVISCMKDPNPIVNGNGFKILQENGIKVRLFPVEGAFQLNQPYITYITKKRPYIILKWAQTIDGKIATKTGDSKWITGEKARKFVREKRFEIDGIVVGINTVLADNPFLDYIPPQFEVKKKLLERKRYYKIIIDPHLKTPLESNIWKNEKSKVLIFISDKVDKEKISFYHQKKENFEFVCLSTENGKFKIDEFLGQLYKKEIGIIMVEGGKNVLTWFFENRKVDEFLIFIGNKIIGGENSINVIGGKDIEKISESFYLENRKIEFFDDDILIRGKVCFQE
- a CDS encoding intein-containing RctB family protein, with protein sequence MENIKKISEYKWIIPKTDGMRVDGVIFISEKLLQKAIEDKAVEQVINVAKLPGIVKYSLAMPDVHWGYGAPIGGVGAFDIESGVIAPGFVGYDINCLVGETKILHKYGYYLPIEKCDKKWGEIVCFNKEKTKKEKGEIINFIKRKIYDDIYEIKTETGYKIKATKEHPFWTEEGKIEVKDLKIGDSVMIFPFKGVPYQEMSDETILDIEKFKEVAYQFNKNTNGNSLSQIINQLEKRELLPLKYNSPHLPEILKIIGYILGDGSISFLKDGQGFLISFSGKSQEDIKEIKEDIEKLGFLPFMNCRKRKHKIKTEYSTYEFETTTYECQTSSRSLALFLISLGVPYGKKTFSNFYIPDWIFKLPLWCKRLFLSSYFGAEMSSPKWLKNNKFNFYCPIVSMNKEKQYLESGIKFFKQIAKILEEFGVDTKKISVKEIKTGENNITKFRIRLILSSKLENLLNLYEKIGFEYNREKEFFGNIFTFYLRKKKNILKERGKAEKVAICLKNAGYSFESIYSKTQSEWVNRRFIERSVYEGRKTEPRISFSFNGIFEILNEVRTKNGESGFVFDKIVEIKKIQYEGYVYDLTINHKSHNFVGNNFLVSNCGVRLIRSNLTRDDIEDKLSELANGLFYNVPSGVGSTGKLKLKRKELEKVIVEGAKWAVKNGYGIEDDLENMEEYGCMEGADPSVISNRAYERGLPQSGTLGSGNHFLEIQQVVNIYNKEIAEKFGIFEGQITIMVHTGSRGFGYQICDDYLDKFGKVVLKYGIKLPDRQLACAPFSSPEGKRYFSAMKAAANYAFANRQVITHWIRETFSRILKQPWEKQELFVVYDVAHNICKLETHNVDGRMKKLLIHRKGATRAFPKGHPSLPEKYKDVGQPVIIPGTMGTASYILVGTEKALEETFGSTCHGAGRTLSRHQAIKQAKGREIDVELSKKGIIAKSVSRKGLAEEMPEAYKDVDEVIKVVEGAGISEKVAKMIPIAVIKG
- a CDS encoding riboflavin synthase; the protein is MFSGIIQATGTIKNKRGKGDITELEIECFPLYEKLQIGDSIAVNGVCLTIEGKKEKCLFVSITKFTENETNLGQLKIRDVVNLEPPLILGDKISGHFLTGHIDFKTKISSFIKSSQTGKIVLDIPQNYRKYFVNKGSIGIDGISLTISEIKGNRVEVNIIPYTIENTNLKYKKTGDIVNIEIDILAKYIDALR
- a CDS encoding zinc-dependent dehydrogenase; translation: MKAAVFYGIEDIRIEDFKEPTCNENEVKIKVHYCAICGTDVRIYFSGHKKVNPPAIIGHEITGEIVEIGRNVNYPEIKVGDRITLVTSIGCKKCKMCQKGYYNLCPDTKAIGYYYQGGYAEYLVVPEEAVKQKVILKLPDNVSLIEGTLIEPLSCCINGQKYLNINDGDNVVIFGGGPIGFMHSVLAKAQGGSKVIIVDPAYERLEKFGKSFPDIILLDGKSNFKEKIMQITDNVGPDVVITACPSKQAQIDGIELLAEKGRISFFGGLPKDDSRITIDSNTIHYKELSVFGSFASNREDYITALNLISEGKIDAKKFITMTLPLEKITDGIKAVRKGEVLKCVIEING